One genomic segment of Thermodesulfobacterium sp. TA1 includes these proteins:
- the eno gene encoding phosphopyruvate hydratase, which produces MGKIATIKAREILDSRGNPTLEVEVWLENGFYGRAAVPSGASTGKYEALELRDGDKERFFGKGVQKAVFNVNEIIAPQLEGVDSSRQTEIDMLLCELDGTENKSKLGANAILGVSLACARATADELGIPLFAYIGGIRARTLPVPFMNVINGGVHADNPLDFQEFMIAPWGAKSFAEALRMGAEVYHALKSLLKQEGLSTSIGDEGGFAPQIRLPEEALEYLIKAIEKAGYTPGEDVALAMDVAASELYQDKVYFLKGIDKQFTTEEMVEYYERLVKNYPIILIEDPLSEEDPEGFRLITQRIGHKVQIVGDDIFVTNPKKIKWGIENKLANAVLIKLNQIGTLTETIEAVELAYRHKWNCMISHRSGETEDTFIADLAVALNTGFIKTGAPARGERVAKFNQLLRIEEYLGNTAIFAGKQILANL; this is translated from the coding sequence ATGGGTAAAATAGCCACGATAAAGGCAAGAGAAATTCTTGATTCCAGAGGAAATCCTACCTTAGAGGTTGAGGTTTGGTTAGAAAATGGGTTTTATGGAAGGGCTGCAGTACCATCTGGTGCTTCTACCGGAAAGTATGAAGCCCTTGAGCTTAGGGACGGGGATAAAGAAAGATTTTTTGGAAAAGGTGTTCAAAAGGCAGTTTTTAATGTAAATGAAATCATCGCTCCTCAGTTAGAAGGGGTTGATTCGAGTCGACAAACTGAAATAGACATGCTTCTGTGTGAACTTGACGGCACAGAAAATAAATCTAAATTAGGAGCTAATGCCATTTTAGGTGTTTCCTTAGCTTGTGCCAGAGCTACCGCAGATGAGTTAGGGATACCTCTTTTTGCTTACATCGGAGGAATAAGGGCTAGAACCTTACCTGTTCCTTTTATGAACGTGATAAACGGTGGGGTGCATGCAGACAATCCTTTAGATTTTCAAGAATTTATGATAGCTCCTTGGGGGGCTAAATCCTTTGCCGAGGCTTTAAGGATGGGGGCTGAAGTTTACCATGCCTTAAAAAGCCTTCTTAAACAAGAAGGCTTAAGCACTTCTATCGGCGATGAAGGAGGTTTTGCTCCTCAAATAAGACTTCCTGAAGAAGCCTTAGAATACCTCATAAAAGCTATAGAAAAGGCTGGTTATACCCCAGGAGAAGATGTTGCCTTAGCGATGGATGTGGCTGCCTCAGAACTTTATCAAGATAAAGTTTATTTTCTAAAAGGAATAGACAAACAATTTACTACAGAAGAAATGGTAGAATATTACGAAAGGTTGGTAAAAAACTATCCGATCATTCTTATAGAGGATCCCTTATCTGAAGAAGACCCGGAAGGTTTCAGATTAATCACCCAAAGAATAGGCCATAAGGTTCAAATAGTAGGGGATGACATCTTCGTTACCAACCCTAAAAAGATAAAATGGGGGATAGAAAATAAACTTGCTAATGCTGTGCTTATAAAACTTAACCAAATAGGAACCCTTACAGAAACTATCGAGGCAGTAGAACTGGCTTATAGACATAAATGGAATTGTATGATTTCTCATAGGTCAGGAGAAACAGAAGATACCTTTATCGCAGACCTGGCAGTAGCTCTTAATACCGGCTTTATTAAAACAGGTGCTCCTGCAAGAGGGGAAAGGGTTGCTAAATTTAACCAGCTTTTAAGGATAGAAGAATATTTAGGCAATACGGCTATATTTGCAGGAAAACAAATTTTAGCTAACTTATAG
- the rfaE1 gene encoding D-glycero-beta-D-manno-heptose-7-phosphate kinase — MTLKFNETFLNDLEKRLANTKIMVIGDLILDCYFSGEVNRISPEAPVPVFDLRSISYSLGGAANVAANLRGLKAQVELIGIVGKDDKGEILKDLAKKQGIGTQGIVEDQERPTTLKTRIIAQSQHLLRVDFEKKDPLNVQLIESLKKIYQRLLPEVDAVILSDYAKGVLMVEEFCRELIEEARKAGKPVLVDPKSVSWRKYQGATSITPNLKEFKQTALKEDLPIEDLEESGKALIEKFGLDFLVITLGKDGVFLVQPEKRGLHLPAQAKEVYDVSGAGDTMISSLTAFYTAGLPLEKALEMANIAAGIVVGKVGTKPVYWEEIKAFFYKNNQEGYDG, encoded by the coding sequence ATGACCCTAAAGTTTAACGAAACTTTTTTAAACGATTTAGAGAAAAGACTTGCAAACACAAAAATTATGGTGATAGGAGATTTAATCTTAGACTGTTATTTTTCAGGTGAAGTAAACCGTATTTCCCCTGAGGCACCTGTACCGGTGTTTGACCTAAGGTCTATTTCTTATAGCTTAGGAGGTGCGGCTAATGTGGCCGCTAACCTTAGAGGTCTTAAAGCACAGGTTGAACTTATAGGGATAGTAGGTAAGGATGATAAAGGTGAGATATTAAAAGACCTTGCTAAAAAACAGGGGATAGGAACTCAAGGAATAGTAGAAGACCAAGAAAGGCCTACTACTTTAAAAACCAGGATTATAGCCCAGTCTCAGCATCTTTTAAGGGTTGATTTTGAAAAAAAAGACCCTTTAAACGTTCAATTGATAGAAAGCTTAAAAAAAATCTATCAAAGGTTACTACCAGAAGTAGATGCAGTAATTCTTTCAGACTATGCCAAAGGGGTCTTAATGGTAGAAGAGTTTTGCAGAGAACTGATAGAAGAAGCAAGAAAAGCAGGTAAACCTGTTTTGGTTGACCCAAAAAGTGTAAGCTGGAGAAAATACCAAGGGGCAACCTCAATCACTCCAAACCTTAAAGAATTTAAACAAACAGCCCTTAAGGAAGACCTTCCTATAGAAGATTTAGAAGAATCCGGTAAGGCTTTAATAGAAAAATTTGGGTTAGATTTCTTGGTGATTACCTTAGGGAAAGATGGGGTCTTTTTAGTCCAACCAGAAAAGAGAGGTTTACATCTACCTGCCCAGGCTAAGGAGGTTTATGATGTCTCTGGGGCAGGAGATACGATGATTTCATCTTTAACGGCTTTTTATACCGCTGGACTTCCTTTAGAAAAAGCTTTAGAAATGGCAAACATCGCCGCAGGCATTGTGGTCGGCAAAGTAGGAACTAAACCAGTCTACTGGGAAGAAATTAAAGCTTTCTTTTACAAAAATAATCAGGAGGGTTACGATGGGTAA
- the recA gene encoding recombinase RecA, whose product MNVEEKKKAVEAAITQIEKMFGKGSIMKLGEESKKIEVSVIPTGSLSLDIATGIGGIPRGRITEIYGAEASGKTTLALHMVAEAQKQGGVAAFIDAEHALDLNYAKKLGVNIEDLLVSQPDTGEQALEIAEVLARSGAVDLIVVDSVAALVPKAEIEGEMEDQQVGLQARLMSKAMRKLTSAISKSNTSVVFINQTRMKIGGGFSYGGPPETTPGGMALKFFASLRLEIKKIGSIKEGQEALGHRVKVKVVKNKLAPPFKEVEFDIYFGEGISKESELIDLGVEMNVIEKSGSWFSYKGERLGQGKENVRKLLKENKTLALEIENQIRELAGLPLLKPPSGKEATEKPQKEKKG is encoded by the coding sequence ATGAACGTTGAAGAAAAGAAAAAAGCGGTAGAAGCAGCTATTACTCAGATAGAAAAAATGTTTGGTAAAGGCTCTATAATGAAGCTGGGAGAGGAGAGTAAAAAAATTGAGGTTTCCGTCATTCCCACTGGGTCTCTCAGTCTTGATATCGCTACCGGTATAGGAGGCATTCCCAGAGGTAGAATCACAGAAATCTATGGTGCCGAAGCTTCAGGTAAAACTACTTTAGCCCTTCATATGGTAGCTGAAGCTCAAAAACAAGGAGGAGTGGCTGCTTTTATAGACGCTGAGCATGCCTTAGACTTAAATTATGCTAAAAAGCTTGGAGTTAACATAGAAGACCTACTGGTTTCTCAGCCAGACACAGGGGAGCAAGCGCTTGAAATAGCTGAAGTGCTGGCAAGAAGTGGGGCGGTAGACCTTATCGTAGTAGACTCAGTAGCTGCCTTAGTACCAAAGGCTGAAATAGAAGGAGAAATGGAAGACCAGCAGGTGGGATTACAGGCAAGACTTATGTCCAAAGCTATGAGAAAACTTACTTCTGCCATCTCTAAAAGCAACACCTCTGTAGTTTTTATCAATCAAACCAGGATGAAAATAGGTGGTGGCTTCAGTTATGGAGGGCCACCAGAGACCACTCCAGGAGGAATGGCCCTTAAGTTTTTTGCTTCTTTAAGACTTGAAATTAAAAAAATCGGTTCGATAAAAGAAGGACAAGAAGCTTTAGGACATAGAGTAAAAGTCAAGGTGGTAAAAAACAAATTAGCCCCTCCTTTTAAAGAGGTTGAGTTTGATATCTATTTTGGAGAAGGTATCTCCAAAGAATCCGAATTGATCGACCTTGGGGTAGAGATGAACGTTATAGAAAAAAGTGGATCTTGGTTTTCTTATAAAGGAGAACGGCTTGGGCAAGGCAAAGAAAACGTAAGAAAATTACTTAAAGAAAACAAAACTTTAGCTTTAGAAATAGAAAACCAAATAAGAGAACTGGCGGGTTTGCCCTTACTTAAACCACCATCTGGAAAAGAGGCTACAGAAAAACCACAAAAAGAAAAAAAAGGATAG